In Paludibaculum fermentans, the genomic stretch TGGCTCACGCCGCTGCGCTTGTCCACGCGCTTGTCTTCACGCGCCGCAAAGGCCAGTGTCTCCACCACATCGCGCATCCAGCCCGGTACGGCGATAGAGACAGCCGACTCGCGCTTCGTCCAGGACTCCGCGTTTGTGATCGCGATACCCTGGTCGACCGTCATCGGATAGTGTGTGCGAATCTCGCTGCCGATGCGGTCCTTTAAGGGTGTGATGATCTTGCCGCGAGCCGTGTAGTCCTCAGGGTTCGCCGTGAAGACCATCATTAGATCCAGCGGCAGCCGCACGGGGTAGCCCTTGATCTGAACATCACCCTCCTGCAGGATGTTGAACAAACCCACCTGGATCTTGCCCGCCAGGTCGGGCAGTTCGTTGATGGCGAAGATTCCGCGATTGGCGCGCGGCAGCAGGCCGTAGTGCACTGTCAGTTCGTCGCTGATGTTCTGCCCGGCGCGGGCCGCTTTGATCGGATCCAGGTCTCCGATCATATCCGCGATGGTCACGTCCGGCGTGGCCAGCTTCTCGACGTAGCGCTGCTCGGGCGTCAGCCACGCAATGGGCGTCTCCTCGCCCATCTCTTCCACGGTCAGGCGGCCCATCTTGCTCAGCGGCTGGTAGGGGTTGTCGCGGATCTCCGACCCGGCGATGTACGGCATCGCCTCGTCCAGCAGGTAGGTGAGCATGCGCACCAGCTTCGTTTTCGCCTGTCCGCGCAGGCCCAGCAGGATGAAATTGTGCTTGGAAAGCACGGCATTCACCACCTGCGGAACCACTGTATCTTCATAGCCCACAATGCCTGGAAACAGCGTTTTGCCCTGTTTCAGCTTGCAGATCAGATTCTCCCGCATCTCGTCTTTGACGCTACGGCAGCGGCTGCGCTGCTCCGACCACTCGCTGCGGCGCAGCGCGCCGAGGGTATGCGGCAATTCCCAGGTGTTGACGCCCATGTAGATCAGATGCACGAACTGCCCCGGGTGTTGCAGCGGCAGCCGTTTCCTTGTGATATACCTGATGAACCTAAGGATGAATGGGGATATGGCAAACGATCTTGCCGATGTTGATTATGAGAAATTCTGGCGCCGGCTTCAGCAGGTTGGGCTGAACGCATACGAGGCGCGATCCTACGTTGTGCTCGTGGGGCATCCACGCTTCAAGGCGCTGGAACTGGCCGCGCGGGCGCGCGTACCCAGACAGAAGATTTACGAGGTGCTCGATAGCCTGGTGGAAAAGGGCTTCGCGCAAGTGGTGCAGGAAAAGACCAAACTCTTCTCCGCCGTCGAACCCGGCCTGGCCATACCGGCCTACCTGGAGCGGCAGAAAGAGAACCTCGAACAGCAACTGGACGAACAGAGGCGCCATGGCAATTCCCTGGCGACTGACCTCAGAACCGCTTATGCCGAAGGGCAGGGCGGCCGCGGAACTCTCGACTATCTGCGCATCGTGAACGACCCGTCGCAGATCGCCGTCCACTACCGCTCCATGCTATCCAGCGTCGAGCGGGAGTTCATCGAGTTCTCCCGGCCACCTTACGCCGTCGATCCGCTGGACGAACAACTGGTGAAACAGGCGGCCGCACGGGGTGTGCGCAGCCGGATCCTGGTGGAGTCCGGAGCCCTCGACGACGAGCACCGCGGCCGCCTGCAGGACTACAAGTCCGTGGGCGTAGAAGTCCGCGAAGTGCTTTCCTTGCCTCTGAAATTGGCTTTGTTTGACTGCAACCAGGGTCTGGTGGCGCTGCTCGATCCGGTCATTACCCGCCCGTCCTGGACGGCTGTGGTCTTCGATCACGCCGGCCTGGCCGAGGCGATGGCCGGCCTGTTTGAAGAGCGCTGGCGCCGCGCCATCACTCACTAAAGCATTGGAGCCGTGACCGGCGGCGAGCGGGAATCTACCTAGTCCACCCGTCCTGCCACGATCACGGCTCCCGGTACTCTTTCCGGCTGATTTCGATCCGGCTCCAGCCCGGCCGCCCTACTTGCCTTCGCCTGCCGTCTTGGCTTCCTGCTGCGACCGCACTTCCCTGATCGCATAGATCCGGCGGCCCTGGCTTTCAAAGTAGGTACGCATCAGGATCTCGCCCAGCAGGCCCGTCGTGAACATCACCAGGCCCACCAGCAACAGCAGGCCGCCGGTAAACAGCAGCGGGCCGTGCTGCATGATGATCTCCTGGCCCAGCAGCTTCTTGACCAGCAGGAAGAACAGGATGGCACAGCCCGTCGTGCCGCTGGCCAGGCCGATGCGTCCGAAGAAGTGCATCGGGCGGGTGAAGTATTTGAGCAGGAAGCGGATCGTGATGATATCGAACATCACGTTGAACGTCCGTCCGATGCCGTAGTGCGACGCCCCGCCCGTGCGAGGCGGATTCTGGATCGGCACCTCGGCGATACGCGCGCCATAGACGCTGGCCAGGGCCGGGATGAAGCGATGGAGCTCGCCGTAGAGGTTGACGTCCTTGATCACTTCCGCCCGGTACGCCTTGTAAGTAGTGCCGAAGTCGTGCAGGTCGACGCCGCTCACCTTGGACATCAGCCAGTTGGCGATCCGCGACGGGATCTTCCTCATCACCAGGTTGTCGTTGCGCTGCTTCCGCCAGCCGCTGGCGATGTCATAGCCCTCGTCGATCTTCGCCAGCAGCGCCGGCATGTCCGCCGGATCGTGTTGCAGGTCGCCGTCCATCGAGATGATGACTGAACCGCGGGCTTCGTCAAAACCGGCCGAAAGCGCAGCGGTTTGTCCGAAATTGCGGCGCAGGCGAATCACCTTCAGGTGCGAGTCGGTCTCCACCAGATTCGCCAGCAAATCGAAGCTGCGGTCGTTCGAAGCGTCGTCCACGAAAATCAGTTCATACGGACGGTTGATGATTTCCATCACCGACGTGAGCCCGTCGTACAGCCGGAGGATGGCAGGCTCTTCATTGTGAATCGGGATGACGATCGAAAGCATGGGGGCTACTTTCAGGATATCAACAGGCTTTGAAGGTGGTCGAGCGATTCTTCCAGTTGCGGTTTCACACTGGAAAGGTCGTAGTCTTTGCTCCACGAGGTCACACGCAGGGCCAGTTCCTGGGCGCCCGCCCACCGAAACGCCTTGCATTCCAGGGCGCCGCCCACCGGATCCCAGCGATAGCAGACCTCCTGGCCCGTATCCGTCAGGATCTCCCTGGGCCGTTCGGCCACCTTGAGCCAGCGCCGCAGTTCGCGCGGATCCTGGTAATACGGCAGGACTTTTGCAAACGAACCGGTCCACGGCCGCCGCACCAGCAGCGTCTGCCTGGGCTGCTCGAAGTAGTTCTCCGCGTAATGCCGCATCAGGGCCATGGACATCAGCCAGGCGGAACGGACATCCGCCCTGCCATCCGCCTCCGGCACCTGTTGCCCGTGCCATTGCTGCTTCACCGTCATCCGGCTGCCGTGCCCTTCGGCTCCCAACAGGAACACTACCGTCGTGCCCGGTGATTCGAGTGTCATACGCACTTCGGGAATCAACTCCGTGACCGTGCAATGGGCCTGAACGCCGAAGTCAGCGAACTTCCAGTAGTAGTCGCCGCCCACCTTGATCTCGCCCCAGGCGTGATCGCAAAACCACTGTTGTAGAAGCTCCGGGTCGGCCCAAGCCCTCCACAGCTTGTCGCACGAGGCGAAACTGAGGACCGATGCGCTTACAGCATTGGATTCTGTCGTGGGTTGCATAGGTTAAGGCCCGATCTTTCAACGGCTTTGCTAAAATGATACTTGATCCATGCCGAATCCGCAGAACCCTGACGATCCGCAAGCGCCACCGCCGTCCGGGGGTGGCATCCAACTGCCCCTGGGCGATCGTAAGAACATCACGCCCATCAACATCGAAGACGAGATGCGCCGCTCGTATCTCGACTACTCGATGTCGGTGATTATCGGCCGCGCCCTGCCTGATGTGCGCGACGGGCTGAAGCCTGTCCATCGCCGCATCTTGTTTGGAATGAGCGAGATGGGCCTAACCTACAACCGGCCCACCAAGAAGTGCGCGCGCATCGTCGGCGACGTTCTCGGCAAGTTCCACCCGCACGGCGACACCTCGGTCTACGACGCGTTGGTTCGCATGGCCCAGCCGTTCTCGATGCGCTACCCGCTGGTCGACGGCCAGGGCAACTTCGGTTCGGTCGACGCCGACCCGCCGGCGGCCATGCGGTACACTGAGGCCCGCCTCTCCAAGATCGCCGCCGTCATATTGGAGGATCTCGACAAAGAAACGGTCGATTTCCGCTCCAACTACGACGACACGATGCAGGAGCCCGAGGTCCTGCCTACCCGCGTCCCGAATCTGCTGTTGAACGGCAGCGAGGGCATCGCCGTCGGCATGGCGACCCGCATCCCGCCGCACAACCTCACTGAGATCGTCAACGCCACCATCGAGCTGGTCCAGGATCCGCACACGCCGCTCAGCCGGATCATGGAACTGGTGCCTGGCCCCGATTTCCCCACCGGCGCTATCCTGCTGGGCCGCCAGGGCATTCTCGACTACTTCACGCGCGGCCGCGGCTCGCTCAAGATCCGCGCCAAAGTGAGCATGGAGAAGTTCGGCAAGGATCGCGATGCGATCATCATCACCGAACTGCCCTACCAGGTGAACAAGGCCAAGCTGGTCGAGCAGATCGCCCAGTTGGTCAATGAGAAGCGCCTGGAAGGCATCTCCGACGTCCGCGACGAGAGCGACCGCGACGGCATGCGGGTCGTGATCGAGCTCAAGCGCAACGAGCAGACGGACATCGTCCTCAACAATCTCTACAAGTTGACCCAGATGCAGGTGAGCTTCGGCGTCATCCTGCTCTCCATCGTCAATGGCCAGCCGCGCGAGCTCGGCATCATCGATTGCCTGAAGCGCTTCATCGACCACCGCGTCGAAGTCGTCCGGCGGCGTACGGAATTCCTGTTGCGCAAGGCCCGCGAACGCGAGCACCTCTTGCTGGGCTTCCAGAAGGCCCTGCAGAATCTGGACGCGGTCATCGAGACCGTCCGCGCGTCCCGCAACCCGCGGGAAGCCCGCGAAGCCCTCATGGGCCAGATGGAGTTCCCCGAGAACCTCCGCCTGCAGGAAGTGGTGGCCAAGTGGTCCCCCACGATCACCTTCAACGGGGAGGCTATCTCCCGTTTCGACTTCTCAGAGAAGCAGGCCCAGGCGATCATCGAATTGCAGCTCCAGCGCCTCACCGGCATGGAGCAGCAGAAGATCCTCGACGAGTTGGCTGAAATCCAGCGCCTCATCTCGGGCTATCTCGAGATCCTCGGTTCCGACAAGGTCCTGCGCGGCGTCATCATCAAAGAGCTCAAGGAAGTCCAGAAGGACTTCGGTGATGCCCGCCGGACGGCGATTGTCGAGGACGAAGGCGAGATCAGCCTCGAAGACCTGATCAAGCCGGAAGACGTGGTGGTGACCGTCACTCGCGGCGGCTACCTGAAGCGTACTTCGCTCGACACTTACCGGCGCCAGACCCGCGGCGGCAAGGGCCGCATCGGCATGGCGACGCGCACGGAAGATGTGGTGGAGCACCTCATGGTGGCCAACACGCACAGCTTCCTGCTGATCTTCACGTCGATGGGCCGCCTCTACTGGCTGAAGGTGTACAACATCCCCGATGCCGGCGCCGCCTCCAAGGGCAAGAACATCAACGGGCTCATCAGTCTGCAGGAAGACGAAACCGTTCGTACGTTCCTCGCCGTCAAGGAGTTCACGCCAGACCGCTTCGTCGTGATGGCCACCAAGCATGGTGTCATCAAGAAGTGCGAACTGACCGTCTTCGACAACCCCATGGCCCGCGGCATCATCGCCATCGGCCTGAAGGATGAAGATGAACTCATCAGTGCCCGCATCTCTACCGGGAAGGACCTGATCTTCATCGCCACCCACGAAGGCATGGCGATCAAGTTCGACGAGAACGATGTCCGCGCCATGGGCCGTCCGGCTGCGGGCGTCACCTCCATGCGCCTGGATCTGGGCGACTACATCATCGGCATGGAAGTCGTCACCGAAGAGAGCCTGATGCTGTCCGTCTCCGATCTCGGCTTCGGCAAACGGACCAAGATCAGCGAGTACCGTCTGCAGGGCCGCGCGGGCCGGGGCGTCATCAACATGAAGCTCACCAACAAGACCGGCCGCGTGCTGGCTGTCCTGGAAGTGAAGGAAGACACGGACGTTATCCTCATCACCCGCGATGGGAAGATCCTCCGGACGGAAGCGGAATCCATCCGCAAGACCGGCCGCTCCGCCTCCGGCGTGAAGCTGGTTTCCATGGAAGCGACCGATGCCGTGGCCGCCGCTTGCGCCGTGCAGGAAGCGGAACAGGTGGAGGGCGAGGACGACGCCGATAACGGCCAGGGCGACCTGCCGCTGCAGTAAGCAACCAGACCAAACAGGACGGCCCGGAGCGCATCCCGCTCCGGGCCGTTTTGCGTTCCGGAGAGAACGAACATTTCTTCTCAAGTAGTGATTGATCCGGCCACGTTTCTCCGCGAACATAGCAGGAACTGGCGGAACAATGGCTATCTCTTGGCTGGGACTCTCCTCGGACGAACTGATAAAACGAAAAGACTGTCTGGTTGACGCCTGGAATCGGGCCCAGGGGCGGTATGTCACCGATGCGATCATCGCCCATACCACGAAGGACTTTGTCGGGCTGGTCGCCGGGGTCATCACCATGGTGGTGGGCGCCGCGATGGTGATCATTATCGGCAATGTGGCCGGCGCCGCCATCGGGGGCGCGCTGGGTTCCCTCGCCGGCGGAGCGGGCGCCGTGCCTGGCGCGGCAGCCGGCCGTGCCCTCGGGAACCTCATTGCCACCGGATTTCTCAATGTGCTGGGCGTCGGCCTGCTCATCGCATATATCGGATCGGAACTGGGTACCATCGGCTACCACTTCTATGTGGCCATCGACTGCGCCTGGAACTCGGCCGATTTCGGCAATCCCTACTACACCGTGCGTATCGATTGGGCCGCCCGCCACTTCGCCGAGGGTATTGGTAAGTTCTTTGGAGCCATGGTGATGGCGCTCATCATCGTACTCACGCGGCGGCCTGCCGAAGAGCGCATGAAGGTCTTTAACAGCAAGCTGAGCCAGCTCTGCAACGGTCTGGAAGCCTACATCGCGAGGAATTTGAAGCCGCTCGAAGCCAAGTACAAGAACGGCTTGGCCAAGGCTACGGTGACCGAAGGCATTCCCGAAACGCCGGAACTCGGCATGAAGGAGCAGAAGAAGAAAGCCCAGGCAGCCGCGGCCGCGGCCAAGCCGTTTGGCGACATGCCCAGCTTCTACCGCCACAAAGTGACTGAGCTGCAGGGCTGGCTGAAGGCCAACGGCTTCACCAAGAAGGCGTCAGTCCGGAAGCCGGGCGATGCAAAACCGGGCGGCGGCACCTACTCGGATTTCCAGAGCGAAATCTGGATGCGGGATCGCGGCAACGGGGCGATCGAATGCGTACGCATCGATCCGGAAGGCCACCTGCCGCCGGCCGACCCTTCCAAGCGCACCGGACCATTCCGGGTGACGCAGGATCCAGCCACCGGCAAGTGGTCCGACGAGCGAATCGCCTGGGGCGAGCGGCCTCACTACCATCTCGAGACCATCACACCGGACAAGGCGCAGGTGTACCTGAACACGTATGTTCCGGAAGCGAAGATGTTTGAGGCGGGCGGGAAGTCGGTGGGCCAGATGCAGGATTGGCACAACTCGGCCAACGAATGGGCGATCAAGGTCTACGGCGAGGACGGTGCGCTGGCGCCGCTGCGCGGCAAGTTCGAGATGATTCACATCCCGCTGGCCGCGCCGTAAACTACGCGCCGCCGTGGCGTTCGCTGAACATGCGGCGCAGACCCTTCACGACGCGCTCGCTCCAGGTTCCGAACGGCTGGTCGGTTGTGGTGTAGGTCCAGACTGCCCCGCGTTCATTCGGATCGAGGCCGCCGGACTCTTCGGCCGTCCGCAGGCGCGCCCCGATCTCCGCCGGCAGGCTCTCTTCCAATTCCCCGAACCACTGGTGGACCGTGCGCAGGTACTCCTGGTGCGGATCCTTGCCGCCCCACGAGATCCAATGCACGCCGGTGCGGAAGTCGGCCACCCGCGCCAGGTAGTCCGCCCACAGGTCGTCGATCACCCGCAGGGTCACCAATCGCTCCAACTCGGACGCGGTGGCGGTTTCACTCTCGAGTACGGATTGCCGGTAAGTGTGGAGCCGGTGGCGCTGTCCCTCGATGGGCATCTCGTACTTCTGCAGGAACTGCCGGATGTCCAGATTTTGGCCCTCCACAAACTTCTGGACGGTGGAGGGATCGTGGCGGAACTTGGGCATGACGTCGCCGAACTTGACGATCAGGTCGTCTTCCAGTGATACGAAGTAGCGGGCGCAGCCGGGATCGCCCTGCCGCCCGGCCCGGCCGCGCAGTTGGTTGTCGATGCGGCGGCTCTCGTGCTTATTCGTTCCAATCACATACAGGCCGCCCAGTGCCGCCACACCATCGCCCAGCCGGATGTCCGTGCCGCGGCCAGCCATGTTGGTGGAGATGGTCACGGCGCCGCGTTCTCCAGCCCGTGCAATGATCGAGGCCTCCGCCCGGTCGTTACGGGCGTTTAAAACTTCGTGGGGTACACCCGCCAACAGGTGGCTGAGGTGTTCGGATTCCGCCACGCTTGCGGTGCCGACGAGCACCGGTTGGCCCGTGGCATGAACCCGGCTGATCTCTTCCAGCAGCGCCCGGTCCTTGGCCGCTTTCGACGGGAAGACCGCATCCGGGTAGTCGGTGCGAACGATGGGTTTGTTCGGTGGAATCACTTCCACCTCGAGCCCGTAGACCTTCTCGAACTCCTCGCGCTGCGTGGCGGCCGTGCCGGTCATCCCGCAGACCATCGGGTAGAGGGCGATCAGGTGTTGCAGGGTGATGGAGCCCAGAATCGAGCCCTGGGGCTTGGCCGAGACGCCTTCCTTGGCTTCGATCGCCGCGTGGAGGCCGGCCGGCCAACGGCGGTCCTGGGCGATGCGGCCCTTGAACTCGTCCACCAGTTCGATCGACCCATCCTTGACCACATAGTCGACATCGCGGTGCAGCAAGCGGTGGGCGTGCAGCGCGTCCTGGATGGCCGTGTGGAGCTGCAAGTTCTTCTCATCGAACAGGTTGCCGCAAGCGAACGCGCTCTCCACGGCGCGGATGCCGGCATCGGTCAGGGCGACGTTCCGTTGGCCGGTGTCGATGGTGGAGTGCAGGTAGGGCTGCAGGTGCCGCACCACCTGATCGGCCCGCAGGGCCACTCCGCCCTCGTCATCATTGCCGCCGGCGATGACCAGCGGGATGCGCGCCTCGTCGATCAGGATGGAGTCGGCTTCATCAATCACGGCGACGGCGAAGGGCCGGTGGACTTGGTCTTTGGGATACAGCGCCAGCCGGTCGCGCAGGAAATCGAAGCCAATCTCGTTGGCGGTGGAGTAGGTGATGTCGCAGGCGTAAGCGGCACGGCGTTCGGCGCTGGTCATGCCCTGCTGGATTGCGCCGACGGTCAGCCCTAACCGCTTGTAAACAAGGCCCATCCATTCCGCGTCGCGAGCGGCCAGGTAGTCGTTCACGGTCAGGACGTGAACGCCCTGGTGTTGGCGGGCGAACCAGGAGATGGCCGGGACGGCCGCCAGGGTTTTGCCTTCTCCCGTTTGCATCTCGGCAATGCGGCCATTTGTCAGGGCGAGGCAGCCCTGCAGTTGTACGTCAAAGAGGGAGAGGCCGAGTTCGCGCTCAGCCAGAACGGCGGCCAGGGCGATCCAACGGTGCAGATCGTCCGGCCTTTCGGGGTTCAGTTCAGGCTCGGTCCGGCGGCGGTACTCCGCGCGCAAGTCATTGATTTGCTGGACGGCGTTGGCTTCGCGCCGCGCGGAGGGCAGCAGGGATTGCAGGAATCGTCGAATGACACCCTCCTCCCGGTCTGGGGCGGACTCCTACCGAGCGGCCGCGGCGGCTTTGCGCCGTTCCAGGAACCGCGTGATGAAGTGCGTGTCGATGGAAGCGCTTTGGAACTCGGGATCGGCCAGGATCTCCTGGTGGAGCGAGATCGAAGTGTGAATGCCCTCGATTACGAACATGTCGAGGGCCCGCTGCATGCGGGCGACCGATTCGGCCCGGTCGCGGCCGTGTGTGATGAGCTTGGCCACCAGCGAGTCGTAATACGGCGGGATGACCCCGTCGTTATAGGCGGCGGTATCCACGCGGACGCCGATGCCGCCCGGCAGGTTTAGCGCCTGGATGCGGCCAGGTGACGGCGTGAACGTGACCGGATGCTCGGCGTTGATCCGGCATTCGAGGGCATGGCCTCTAATCTCGATCGGGCCGCCCAGGATGTCGGAGAGCTTCTCGCCCTGGGCTACGCGGATCTGGGCCTTCACGAGGTCGATGCCCGTGACGAGCTCGGTCACCGGGTGCTCCACCTGGATTCGGGCGTTCACCTCGATGAAGTACAGACTGCCGGTCTCGTCCATCAAAAACTCGACTGTACCGGCGTTGGTGTAGCCGATGGCGGAAAGCGCCTTCTTCAGGGCCGCCGCCGTCTTTTTGCGAAGGGCAGGAGAGACCGCCGAGGAGGGCGCCTCCTCGATCAGCTTCTGGTGGCGGCGCTGGATGGAGCACTCGCGCTCGCCCAGCACTTCCACGTTGCCGTGTTCATCGGCGATGACCTGAAACTCGATGTGGCGCGGCTTCTCGATGAACTTCTCGCAATACATGTCGCCATTCGAGAAGGCGCCCTGTGCCTCATGCTGCGCCTGGGCCAGCAGGCCGGGCAGTTCCTCGGGCGTGCGGACGATGCGCATGCCGCGCCCGCCGCCTCCGGCCGAGGCCTTGAGAATGACGGGATAACCGATCTCGGCGGCAATGGCCAGAGCATGTTCGGGGCTTTCGATGACGCCTTCCGAGCCCGGCAGAATCGGGACGCCATGAGCCTTCATCTTCTCGCGGGCGATCTGCTTCAGGCCCATTGAGCGGGTGACGTCCGGTTCGGGGCCGATGAACTTCAGGCCCGATGCCTTGCAGACCTCGGCGAAGTCGGAGTTCTCGCTCAGGAATCCGTAACCGGGGTGGATGGCGTCAACGTTCGTGATTTCGGCTGCGCTGATGACGGACGGGATGTTCAGGTAGCTGAGCGCGCTCTTGGCTGGACCAATGCAGACGGCTTCGTCAGCAAAGCGGACGTGGAGCGAGTAGCGGTCGGCCTCGGAGTACACGGCCACCGTCTTGATGCCCATGTCCTTGCAGGCGCAGATCACGCGCAAGGCGATCTCTCCGCGGTTGGCGATCAGGACTTTCTGGATCATGAGGGGTGGTTCCCGTTAGTTGGGTTTCACCAGAAACAGAACTTCGCCGTACTCTACCGGTTGGCCATTCTCGACCAAACGCTTGACGATCGTGCCGGAAACTTCTGATTCAATCTCGTTCATCAACTTCATCGACTCGATGATGCAGAGCACCTTGCCGGGTTTGATGGAGTCGCCGACCTTGACGAAGTTATCGGCCCCGGGTGCGCCGGCGGCATAGAATGTGCCGACGATGGGCGATTTGATGGGTTCCAGGGTGGGGTCAGTGAGATCGGGCTCGCCAGGCGCGGCTTGGGCCAAGGGCGCGGCCACGGTCACCTGAGAGAGAGGAGTGGTGGAGTGCACGGGCGCCGGAGGTGCCTGCTGCGTCTGCTGCGGCACATGGATTTCCTGCGTGACGACACCCGCTGTGCGCTTGATCCAGACGCGGTTCTCGCCGCGCTGTACTTCCAGTTCCGCAACTCCCGTGGAGCAAACCGTATGGATCAGTTCACGAATCTCTTCAATGGTCATGATGCGAGTACCACAAATTCCTTTGTCGTCGGCGTGAGCACGTCAACGCCGGTCTCCGTCACCAGGACGGTATCTTCAATCCGTACGCCTCCGAAGTCCTGCACATAAACGCCGGGCTCGATGGTGATCACCATGCCAGGCTGAAGGACCGTCTCCACCTTGGCGCCGATCCTTGGATTCTCGTGAATTTCGAGACCCAGGCCGTGGCCGGTGGAGTGCGTAAAATATCGATCCAGCTTCCGCTTCTTCAACGCATCGCGGGCCGCCGCATCCACCTCGGCGCACGATGCGCCCGGCTTGACGGCGGCGATTGCCTGCAACTGCGCCTCCAGCACGGCCTCATACAAGCCGCGGATGCGGGCGCCCGGTTCGCCCAAGTGGACCACCCGAGTCATATCGCTCGCGTAGCCTTCCAGGCTTGCACCCATGTCTATCAATAGTACCTGATCGTTTTTGAGCTGTTCGGTGGTCGGCTGGGCGTGCGGCAAAGCGGAACGGGCTCCGCAGGCGACGATCGTCTCGAACGCCGGGCCTTCCGCGCCCAGGCGCCGCATGCGGTAGTCGAGTTCGGCGGCGACCTCCAACTCCGTCATGCCGGGCTTCACCTTTTTGAGGGTCTGCGCCAGGGCCTTCGAGTTGACCTGCACGGAGCGCCGGATGGTGTCGATTTCGGCCGCTGATTTGATGGCCCGCAGCGACTCCACCACGCCCTTGACGGGCCGTAGTTTCACGCCTTTGCCGATGATTTTTGCGACTTCCAGCCAGTCGGCGTGAGAGACCTTGTCGGACTCCAGCGCGATGCTGGTCAAGTTGCGCTTTTTGATCTCCGCGGCGACCTCGGGCCACAGCGGCCCACGCACGATGCGGACGGCGCAGTGGGCCTGCTGGCGCGCCTGGATGTCGTAGCGGGGGTCTGTGTAGAGGGTCGCTCCGCGGCCTGAAATCAATAAGATGGCGTTGCTGCCCGTAAAGCCGCTAAGGTAGCGGACATTCGGGAGATGAGTGATGACGGCGGCTGCCGCTTTCTGCTGATCCAGCAGGTGAAGCAGCTTGGCGCACCGGTCACGGCGGGAATCGGGAACACGAGTCAAACCTCTCAATTGTAACATTCACCTGCTGTTGTGTTTCACACCACAAAGGCGAGGTTGTGCCTGGCCGGGGGAAGCGCGCAGAATAGGCGAATGGCGCGTTTTGCCCTCCGCTTCTCCCGTCCTGCTGCTTTCGCTTTCCTGGTGATTGGTGCGCTTGCGCAAGCGGCCGATTTACCCAAGGTCCCTTCGATCGAGCAGTCGTTGAATTTCTCCGCCCCGGGTTCGGTGCGCATCTCTCCGGACGGCCAGATGGTGGTCTACACCGCGGGCTTTGCGAACTGGGAGGACAACGAGTTCCGGACCCAGGTCTGGCTGGCGAAGGCGGCCGGCGGCGCCCCTCTGCAGTTGACTCAGAACGCCAAAGGGGCCTCGGCGCCGCAATGGTCGCCCGACGGGAAGTGGATTTCGTTCGTCGCCAACAGGGATGGCAAGAAGCACATCTGGCTGATTGCGCCGCAGGGCGGGGAAGCCTGGCAGTTGACCTCAGGCGAGGCCGAGGTCCAGGCGTATGAGTGGTCGCCCGATGGGAAGAAGATCGCGTTCACTTCCTCTGGCGCGGAGTCCAAGACACTCAAGGACC encodes the following:
- a CDS encoding DUF6861 domain-containing protein; amino-acid sequence: MAISWLGLSSDELIKRKDCLVDAWNRAQGRYVTDAIIAHTTKDFVGLVAGVITMVVGAAMVIIIGNVAGAAIGGALGSLAGGAGAVPGAAAGRALGNLIATGFLNVLGVGLLIAYIGSELGTIGYHFYVAIDCAWNSADFGNPYYTVRIDWAARHFAEGIGKFFGAMVMALIIVLTRRPAEERMKVFNSKLSQLCNGLEAYIARNLKPLEAKYKNGLAKATVTEGIPETPELGMKEQKKKAQAAAAAAKPFGDMPSFYRHKVTELQGWLKANGFTKKASVRKPGDAKPGGGTYSDFQSEIWMRDRGNGAIECVRIDPEGHLPPADPSKRTGPFRVTQDPATGKWSDERIAWGERPHYHLETITPDKAQVYLNTYVPEAKMFEAGGKSVGQMQDWHNSANEWAIKVYGEDGALAPLRGKFEMIHIPLAAP
- a CDS encoding preprotein translocase subunit SecA, with translation MRAEYRRRTEPELNPERPDDLHRWIALAAVLAERELGLSLFDVQLQGCLALTNGRIAEMQTGEGKTLAAVPAISWFARQHQGVHVLTVNDYLAARDAEWMGLVYKRLGLTVGAIQQGMTSAERRAAYACDITYSTANEIGFDFLRDRLALYPKDQVHRPFAVAVIDEADSILIDEARIPLVIAGGNDDEGGVALRADQVVRHLQPYLHSTIDTGQRNVALTDAGIRAVESAFACGNLFDEKNLQLHTAIQDALHAHRLLHRDVDYVVKDGSIELVDEFKGRIAQDRRWPAGLHAAIEAKEGVSAKPQGSILGSITLQHLIALYPMVCGMTGTAATQREEFEKVYGLEVEVIPPNKPIVRTDYPDAVFPSKAAKDRALLEEISRVHATGQPVLVGTASVAESEHLSHLLAGVPHEVLNARNDRAEASIIARAGERGAVTISTNMAGRGTDIRLGDGVAALGGLYVIGTNKHESRRIDNQLRGRAGRQGDPGCARYFVSLEDDLIVKFGDVMPKFRHDPSTVQKFVEGQNLDIRQFLQKYEMPIEGQRHRLHTYRQSVLESETATASELERLVTLRVIDDLWADYLARVADFRTGVHWISWGGKDPHQEYLRTVHQWFGELEESLPAEIGARLRTAEESGGLDPNERGAVWTYTTTDQPFGTWSERVVKGLRRMFSERHGGA
- the accC gene encoding acetyl-CoA carboxylase biotin carboxylase subunit, whose product is MIQKVLIANRGEIALRVICACKDMGIKTVAVYSEADRYSLHVRFADEAVCIGPAKSALSYLNIPSVISAAEITNVDAIHPGYGFLSENSDFAEVCKASGLKFIGPEPDVTRSMGLKQIAREKMKAHGVPILPGSEGVIESPEHALAIAAEIGYPVILKASAGGGGRGMRIVRTPEELPGLLAQAQHEAQGAFSNGDMYCEKFIEKPRHIEFQVIADEHGNVEVLGERECSIQRRHQKLIEEAPSSAVSPALRKKTAAALKKALSAIGYTNAGTVEFLMDETGSLYFIEVNARIQVEHPVTELVTGIDLVKAQIRVAQGEKLSDILGGPIEIRGHALECRINAEHPVTFTPSPGRIQALNLPGGIGVRVDTAAYNDGVIPPYYDSLVAKLITHGRDRAESVARMQRALDMFVIEGIHTSISLHQEILADPEFQSASIDTHFITRFLERRKAAAAAR
- the accB gene encoding acetyl-CoA carboxylase biotin carboxyl carrier protein, producing the protein MTIEEIRELIHTVCSTGVAELEVQRGENRVWIKRTAGVVTQEIHVPQQTQQAPPAPVHSTTPLSQVTVAAPLAQAAPGEPDLTDPTLEPIKSPIVGTFYAAGAPGADNFVKVGDSIKPGKVLCIIESMKLMNEIESEVSGTIVKRLVENGQPVEYGEVLFLVKPN
- a CDS encoding M24 family metallopeptidase yields the protein MTRVPDSRRDRCAKLLHLLDQQKAAAAVITHLPNVRYLSGFTGSNAILLISGRGATLYTDPRYDIQARQQAHCAVRIVRGPLWPEVAAEIKKRNLTSIALESDKVSHADWLEVAKIIGKGVKLRPVKGVVESLRAIKSAAEIDTIRRSVQVNSKALAQTLKKVKPGMTELEVAAELDYRMRRLGAEGPAFETIVACGARSALPHAQPTTEQLKNDQVLLIDMGASLEGYASDMTRVVHLGEPGARIRGLYEAVLEAQLQAIAAVKPGASCAEVDAAARDALKKRKLDRYFTHSTGHGLGLEIHENPRIGAKVETVLQPGMVITIEPGVYVQDFGGVRIEDTVLVTETGVDVLTPTTKEFVVLAS